In Haemophilus parainfluenzae, one genomic interval encodes:
- a CDS encoding cupin domain-containing protein, whose protein sequence is MTALSNQYCLPDGITPEIFLRDYWQKKPLIIRNGLPEIVGQFEPDDIIELAQGEDVTARLVKTFSDDNWKVFFSPLSEEDFADVPEKWSVLVQNLEQWSTELGQLWNKFGFIPQWQRDDIMVSYAPKGGSVGKHYDEYDVFLVQGYGHRRWQLGKWCDSSTEFKPNQPIRIFDDMGELVIDEVMNPGDILYIPARMSHYGVAEDDCLTFSFGLRYPNLADIFDNVNKAFCHQDPELNLSEFQLPLRLTQAEQRTGKLADENIQAMKKQFLAKLAESDAFDTLFKQAVASTVSSRRYEMLVSDEMSDPDEVRSILEEEQGVLMQDNNCKLLYTENPLRIYANGEWLDEVNVIEAEVLKRLSDGETLDWAFLNNLVNDTEDPESTMELLLDSICNWLDDGWVLIE, encoded by the coding sequence ATGACCGCACTTTCCAACCAATATTGTCTGCCTGATGGCATTACCCCTGAAATTTTCCTGCGTGATTATTGGCAGAAAAAACCATTAATTATTCGTAATGGTTTGCCTGAAATTGTTGGTCAATTTGAGCCTGACGATATCATCGAATTAGCACAAGGCGAAGATGTGACGGCGCGTTTAGTAAAAACCTTTTCAGATGATAATTGGAAAGTGTTTTTCAGTCCGTTATCCGAAGAAGATTTTGCAGATGTACCCGAGAAATGGTCGGTGCTCGTCCAAAATTTAGAACAATGGAGCACTGAACTCGGTCAGCTTTGGAATAAGTTTGGCTTTATTCCACAATGGCAACGTGACGATATTATGGTGTCCTATGCACCTAAAGGCGGTTCCGTTGGTAAACATTATGACGAATATGATGTGTTCTTGGTGCAGGGCTATGGTCACCGTCGTTGGCAGTTAGGTAAATGGTGTGATTCTTCCACAGAATTTAAACCGAATCAGCCGATTCGTATTTTTGATGATATGGGCGAATTGGTCATTGATGAAGTCATGAATCCAGGCGATATTCTTTATATTCCGGCTCGCATGTCGCATTATGGTGTGGCTGAAGATGATTGTTTGACCTTTTCTTTTGGTTTGCGTTATCCGAATTTAGCAGACATTTTCGATAACGTGAACAAAGCGTTTTGTCATCAAGATCCTGAATTGAATTTAAGCGAATTCCAATTACCGTTACGCTTAACGCAAGCAGAGCAGCGTACGGGCAAATTGGCAGATGAAAATATTCAAGCAATGAAAAAGCAATTCTTAGCGAAATTGGCAGAGTCTGATGCCTTTGATACCTTGTTCAAACAAGCAGTAGCCAGTACAGTGAGCTCACGTCGCTATGAAATGTTAGTATCCGATGAGATGTCCGATCCTGACGAAGTGCGGTCAATTTTAGAAGAGGAACAAGGTGTATTAATGCAGGACAATAACTGCAAATTGCTTTACACCGAAAATCCGCTCCGCATTTATGCTAATGGTGAATGGTTAGATGAAGTGAATGTCATTGAAGCGGAAGTATTGAAACGTCTTTCCGATGGTGAAACGCTAGATTGGGCATTCTTAAACAACTTAGTGAATGATACAGAAGATCCTGAAAGTACAATGGAATTATTGCTCGATTCGATTTGTAACTGGCTGGACGACGGTTGGGTGTTGATTGAATAA
- the xseA gene encoding exodeoxyribonuclease VII large subunit, which produces MSENIYSVSQLNSAARQMLEGNFSQIWLTGEISNFTQPVSGHWYLTLKDENAQVRGAMFRMKNLRVGFRPQNGMQVLVRANVSLYEPRGDYQLIIESMHPAGEGLLQQQFEVLKMKLAAEGLFAQNLKKSLPDFAKAVGIVTSSTGAALQDILHILARRDPSLKVVIYPTAVQGKEATAEIVQMIELANARQEVDVLIVGRGGGSLEDLWCFNEEEVARAIFRSNLPIISAVGHETDVTIADFVADLRAPTPSAAAELVSRNQQELLQQLAYKQQRLEMALDRIFSHQQQRLQKLRLRLQNQHPQNQLLMQKAKTAQLHHRLVLAMQRQMDKTQQKLTALSARLKQNPLPYRLQKQSQYLAQLQVRLNLGANRQVTERQNKLATLCGKLDGLSPLKVLARGYSIAEDVKGHAIVSVKQVKTGDTIKTKVADGEITSRVC; this is translated from the coding sequence ATGTCTGAAAACATTTACTCTGTTTCCCAACTGAATAGTGCCGCTCGCCAAATGCTAGAAGGGAATTTTTCACAGATTTGGCTGACAGGGGAGATTTCTAATTTCACTCAGCCTGTGTCTGGGCATTGGTATTTAACGCTGAAAGATGAAAATGCCCAGGTTCGCGGTGCGATGTTCCGTATGAAAAATTTGCGGGTGGGATTTCGTCCGCAAAATGGTATGCAGGTCTTGGTGCGGGCAAATGTTAGTTTATATGAACCTCGCGGTGATTATCAGCTGATTATTGAATCCATGCACCCTGCTGGCGAAGGATTATTGCAACAGCAATTTGAAGTGCTAAAAATGAAATTGGCGGCTGAAGGGTTGTTTGCACAAAACTTGAAGAAAAGCTTGCCAGACTTTGCTAAAGCGGTGGGTATTGTGACCTCTTCAACTGGCGCAGCGTTGCAAGATATTCTGCATATTTTAGCTCGCCGAGATCCCAGTTTAAAAGTAGTGATTTATCCAACGGCAGTGCAAGGCAAAGAAGCAACGGCTGAAATCGTCCAAATGATTGAGCTCGCTAATGCACGTCAAGAAGTGGATGTATTGATTGTCGGCCGTGGTGGTGGTTCTTTAGAAGATCTTTGGTGCTTTAATGAAGAAGAAGTGGCACGTGCGATTTTTCGTTCTAATTTACCCATTATCAGTGCGGTAGGTCACGAAACCGATGTCACCATCGCCGATTTTGTGGCTGATTTACGTGCACCAACCCCCTCTGCTGCGGCGGAGTTAGTGAGTCGCAATCAGCAGGAATTACTTCAACAGTTAGCCTATAAACAACAGCGCTTAGAGATGGCGTTAGATCGCATTTTTAGTCATCAACAACAACGTTTACAAAAGTTACGTTTACGCTTGCAAAATCAACATCCGCAAAATCAATTGTTGATGCAAAAAGCCAAAACGGCGCAATTACACCATCGTTTAGTCTTGGCGATGCAGCGCCAAATGGATAAAACGCAGCAAAAATTGACCGCACTTTCAGCGCGCTTAAAACAAAATCCGTTGCCTTATCGATTGCAAAAACAATCCCAATATTTAGCTCAGTTACAAGTGCGGTTAAATTTAGGGGCGAATCGTCAAGTCACGGAACGTCAAAATAAATTAGCGACATTGTGTGGCAAGTTGGATGGATTAAGCCCATTAAAAGTATTAGCGCGAGGGTATTCCATCGCGGAAGATGTCAAAGGACATGCTATTGTGAGTGTGAAACAAGTCAAAACAGGCGACACCATTAAAACGAAGGTGGCAGATGGGGAAATAACCAGCCGCGTTTGTTAA
- the nudF gene encoding ADP-ribose diphosphatase, with amino-acid sequence MSEIQQFSQHDIEVLNEETVYKGFFTLKKVQFKHKLFAGGESGVVTRELLVKGAASAVIAYDPKEDSVVLVEQVRIGAYQPGSARSPWLLELIAGMVEEGEQPEEVALRESEEEAGVSVQDLTHCLSVWDSPGGVVERIHLFVGRVDSSQAKGLHGLAEENEDIRVHVVKREQAYQWMCNGKIDNGIAVMGLQWLQLNYAQLRQRWQ; translated from the coding sequence ATGTCAGAAATTCAACAGTTTAGTCAGCATGATATAGAAGTTCTTAATGAAGAAACTGTTTATAAAGGTTTTTTTACACTTAAGAAAGTACAGTTTAAACATAAGCTTTTTGCTGGTGGCGAAAGTGGTGTCGTAACACGAGAGTTGTTGGTCAAAGGTGCCGCTTCTGCCGTGATTGCTTACGATCCGAAAGAAGATTCGGTAGTTTTAGTGGAACAAGTACGTATTGGTGCATATCAACCTGGTTCAGCTCGTTCTCCTTGGTTATTAGAATTGATCGCCGGCATGGTCGAAGAGGGTGAACAACCTGAAGAAGTGGCTTTGCGTGAAAGTGAAGAAGAAGCTGGTGTATCAGTTCAAGATCTTACTCATTGTTTAAGTGTATGGGATAGCCCGGGTGGCGTAGTCGAGCGTATTCATCTGTTTGTCGGTCGAGTAGATAGCTCGCAAGCCAAGGGACTTCATGGTTTAGCTGAAGAAAATGAAGACATCCGTGTTCATGTGGTGAAACGTGAGCAAGCCTATCAATGGATGTGTAATGGCAAAATTGATAATGGCATTGCAGTAATGGGCTTGCAATGGCTTCAATTAAATTACGCCCAATTGCGGCAGCGCTGGCAATAG
- the cpdA gene encoding 3',5'-cyclic-AMP phosphodiesterase translates to MSNTFECELASEIVKLLQITDPHLFKDTSKDLLGINTHESFSQVLKEIQAESFNYDVVLATGDLVQDSSDEGYLRFIEMVKPLNKSVFWLPGNHDFQPKMVEHLSQPPINASKHLLLGKHWQVILLDSQVSGVPHGELSAYQLDWLKMKLAENPARHSLVVLHHHLLPTNSAWLDQHNLRNAHEFSEVLAQFNNVKGILYGHIHQEVDGYWQGYQTMATPATCIQFKPDSNHFALDTLQPGWREIELYPDGRIETRVKRIKHKTFLPNMEEEGY, encoded by the coding sequence ATGAGCAATACATTTGAATGCGAACTCGCGAGTGAGATCGTCAAATTATTACAAATTACCGATCCTCATTTATTTAAGGATACAAGCAAAGACTTATTAGGCATCAATACGCATGAAAGCTTTTCTCAGGTATTAAAAGAAATTCAGGCAGAGTCTTTTAATTATGATGTCGTGCTTGCAACCGGTGATTTGGTACAAGATAGTAGCGATGAAGGCTATCTACGATTTATTGAAATGGTTAAACCGTTAAATAAGTCAGTATTTTGGCTTCCGGGTAACCATGATTTTCAACCCAAAATGGTCGAGCATTTAAGCCAACCGCCTATTAATGCGTCAAAACATTTACTTCTTGGAAAACATTGGCAAGTGATTTTGTTAGATAGCCAAGTTTCTGGTGTGCCTCATGGCGAATTAAGTGCTTATCAGCTAGATTGGTTAAAAATGAAATTAGCGGAAAATCCAGCGCGTCATAGCTTAGTCGTCTTACATCACCATTTATTGCCAACAAATTCAGCATGGCTTGATCAGCATAACTTACGGAATGCTCATGAATTCTCAGAGGTTCTGGCTCAATTCAACAATGTAAAAGGGATTTTATACGGTCATATTCATCAAGAAGTCGATGGCTATTGGCAAGGTTATCAAACCATGGCAACACCAGCGACTTGTATTCAATTTAAGCCGGACAGCAACCATTTTGCTTTAGATACCTTACAACCAGGTTGGCGTGAAATTGAGCTATATCCAGATGGGCGAATTGAAACGAGAGTGAAGAGAATCAAACACAAAACGTTCCTGCCAAATATGGAGGAAGAAGGATACTAA
- the miaB gene encoding tRNA (N6-isopentenyl adenosine(37)-C2)-methylthiotransferase MiaB yields MTQKLHIKTWGCQMNEYDSSKMADLLLNTHGLELTDIPEEADVLLLNTCSIREKAQEKVFHQLGRWKELKKQNPNLVIGVGGCVASQEGEHIRHRAPYVDIVFGPQTLHRLPEMINQIRGGKSSVVDVSFPEIEKFDRLPEPRAEGPTAFVSIMEGCNKYCTYCVVPYTRGEEVSRPVDDVLFEIAQLADQGVREINLLGQNVNAYRGPTFDGGICTFAELLRLVASIDGIDRLRFTTSHPIEFTDDIIDVYRDTPELVDFVHLPVQAGSDRILTMMKRGHTALEYKSIIRKLRAVRPNIQISSDFIVGFPGETNEEFEQTMNLIAQVNFDMSFSFIYSARPGTPAADMPDDVTEEEKKQRLYLLQERINQQAAQYSRRMLGTDQRVLVEGPSKKDIMELTGRTENNRIVNFQGSPDMIGKFVDIKITDVYTNSLRGDVVRTEDQMGLRIAQSPQEVMNRTRKEDELGVGRYHG; encoded by the coding sequence ATGACGCAAAAATTACATATTAAAACATGGGGCTGTCAGATGAATGAATACGATTCATCAAAAATGGCCGATCTTCTCTTAAATACACATGGTTTGGAATTAACTGATATTCCAGAAGAAGCAGATGTGTTACTTCTAAATACCTGTTCTATCCGTGAAAAAGCACAAGAAAAAGTGTTCCATCAGTTAGGTCGTTGGAAAGAATTAAAAAAACAAAATCCAAATCTAGTGATTGGTGTGGGCGGTTGTGTAGCATCACAAGAAGGTGAGCATATTCGTCATCGAGCACCTTATGTGGATATCGTATTTGGTCCGCAAACTTTACACCGTTTGCCTGAAATGATTAACCAAATCCGTGGCGGTAAAAGTTCGGTGGTGGATGTAAGTTTCCCTGAAATTGAGAAATTTGACCGCTTACCGGAACCTCGCGCAGAAGGTCCAACCGCGTTTGTGTCTATTATGGAAGGCTGTAATAAATATTGTACTTACTGCGTGGTGCCTTATACCCGTGGTGAAGAAGTGAGCCGTCCTGTTGATGATGTATTATTTGAAATTGCGCAGTTAGCCGATCAAGGTGTTCGTGAAATCAATTTATTAGGCCAAAACGTAAATGCGTATCGAGGCCCGACATTTGATGGTGGTATTTGTACATTTGCAGAATTGTTGCGTTTAGTAGCGTCTATTGACGGTATCGACCGTTTACGTTTTACCACCAGTCACCCAATCGAATTTACTGATGATATTATTGACGTGTATCGCGATACACCAGAATTAGTAGACTTCGTACACTTACCGGTACAAGCTGGTTCAGACCGTATTTTAACTATGATGAAACGTGGTCATACCGCGTTAGAATATAAATCGATCATTCGTAAATTACGTGCAGTGCGTCCAAATATTCAAATCAGCTCAGATTTCATCGTGGGCTTCCCAGGTGAAACCAATGAAGAGTTTGAACAAACAATGAATCTAATTGCGCAAGTGAATTTTGATATGAGCTTTAGCTTTATCTATTCCGCGCGTCCAGGCACACCTGCAGCAGACATGCCAGATGATGTAACCGAAGAAGAGAAAAAACAACGTCTTTATCTTTTACAAGAGCGTATCAACCAACAAGCGGCACAATATAGCCGTCGTATGCTTGGCACAGATCAACGTGTATTGGTAGAAGGGCCATCTAAGAAAGATATTATGGAATTAACAGGACGTACGGAAAACAATCGTATTGTGAATTTCCAAGGCTCACCAGATATGATCGGTAAGTTTGTCGATATCAAAATTACAGATGTTTATACTAACTCTCTGCGTGGTGATGTGGTGCGTACTGAAGATCAAATGGGATTACGTATTGCTCAATCTCCACAAGAAGTGATGAACCGTACTCGTAAAGAAGATGAATTAGGCGTAGGACGTTATCACGGCTAA
- the pgsA gene encoding CDP-diacylglycerol--glycerol-3-phosphate 3-phosphatidyltransferase: MKYNIPIFLTILRVILIPFFVVAFYLPIPSAPFITTLIFFIAGVTDWFDGYLARKLKQTTRFGAFLDPVADKVMVITALVLIVEYQHSFWITIPAIIMISREIIISALREWMAELGERNKVAVSWLGKVKTTSQMLALGGLLWRYNVYMETLAIVLLYLAAILTVWSMLQYLKAAKGSLLDNIEL, encoded by the coding sequence ATGAAATATAATATTCCTATTTTTCTGACGATTCTCCGAGTGATTTTAATCCCATTCTTCGTCGTGGCATTTTATTTACCAATCCCTTCTGCTCCTTTTATTACAACGCTCATTTTCTTTATTGCCGGTGTCACCGACTGGTTTGATGGCTATCTCGCACGAAAATTAAAACAAACAACCCGTTTCGGTGCTTTCCTTGATCCTGTAGCTGATAAAGTGATGGTTATTACCGCACTTGTATTAATTGTGGAATATCAACATTCTTTCTGGATTACCATTCCAGCGATTATTATGATTTCTCGTGAAATCATTATTTCTGCTTTACGCGAATGGATGGCTGAATTAGGTGAACGTAATAAAGTGGCCGTTTCATGGCTTGGAAAAGTGAAAACCACCTCTCAAATGCTAGCTTTAGGTGGATTACTCTGGCGATATAACGTTTATATGGAAACTCTGGCAATTGTACTGCTTTATTTAGCGGCCATTTTAACGGTTTGGTCAATGCTCCAATACTTAAAAGCAGCAAAAGGCAGCTTGTTAGATAACATTGAATTATAG
- a CDS encoding peroxiredoxin C, translating into MVLVTRQAPDFTCAAVLGNGEIVNNFNFKKHINGKAAVLFFYPLDFTFVCPSELIAFDHRYEEFKKRGVEVVGVSIDSEFTHNAWRNTPTENGGIGAVKYALAADVKHEIAKAYGIEHPEEGVALRGSFLIDKNGVVRHQVVNDLPLGRNIDEMLRMVDALQFHEEHGEVCPAQWEKGKEGMKDSPEGVAKYLKQNADKL; encoded by the coding sequence ATGGTATTAGTAACTCGTCAAGCTCCAGATTTTACTTGCGCTGCAGTTTTAGGCAACGGAGAAATCGTTAATAACTTCAATTTCAAGAAACACATCAATGGTAAAGCGGCAGTATTATTCTTCTATCCATTAGACTTTACTTTCGTTTGTCCATCTGAATTAATCGCATTCGACCACCGTTACGAAGAGTTCAAAAAACGTGGTGTTGAAGTTGTTGGTGTATCTATCGACTCAGAATTCACTCACAATGCATGGCGTAATACCCCAACTGAAAACGGCGGTATCGGTGCAGTTAAATATGCATTAGCTGCAGACGTTAAACACGAAATCGCTAAAGCATACGGTATCGAACACCCTGAAGAAGGTGTTGCGTTACGTGGTTCATTCTTAATTGACAAAAACGGCGTTGTTCGTCACCAAGTGGTTAATGACTTACCATTAGGTCGTAACATCGATGAAATGTTACGTATGGTAGATGCATTACAATTCCACGAAGAACACGGTGAAGTTTGCCCTGCTCAATGGGAAAAAGGCAAAGAAGGTATGAAAGACAGCCCTGAAGGTGTTGCTAAATACTTGAAACAAAACGCTGACAAACTTTAA
- the metC gene encoding cystathionine beta-lyase — protein sequence MSEHHTLSTTLVHAGRKKRFTQGSVNPVVQRASSLVFDTISDKKHCTKNRYKGELFYGRRGTLTHFALQDLMCEMEGGAGCYLYPCGAAAVTNAILSFVETGDHVLMTGAAYEPTQDFCNVILKKMHIDTTYYDPMIGTDVAKLVQPNTKVLFLESPSSLTMEVPDIPAIVKAVREVSPEIIIMIDNTWAGGVLFKALEHGIDISIQAGTKYLVGHSDIMIGTAVANARTWDKLREHSYLMGQMVDADSAYTTARGIRTLGVRLKQHHESSLKVAKWLSEQPQVKAVYHPALPSCPGHENFKRDFTGASGLFSFELHKRLNDEELSAFMDHFDLFTMAYSWGGFESLILCNQPEEIAKIRPGIERKLTGSLIRLHIGFEDTDELITDLQAGFDRIK from the coding sequence ATGTCAGAACATCATACTTTATCGACCACACTGGTTCATGCAGGGCGTAAAAAGCGCTTTACTCAAGGTTCTGTTAACCCCGTGGTTCAACGCGCATCTTCTTTAGTGTTTGATACCATTTCGGATAAAAAACATTGCACAAAAAATCGTTACAAGGGAGAGCTTTTTTACGGTCGTCGTGGCACGTTAACTCACTTTGCACTTCAAGATTTAATGTGTGAAATGGAAGGCGGAGCTGGTTGTTATCTTTATCCCTGTGGTGCTGCAGCGGTAACAAATGCTATTTTATCATTTGTAGAAACGGGCGATCATGTCTTAATGACAGGGGCTGCTTATGAGCCGACACAAGATTTTTGTAATGTAATTTTGAAAAAAATGCATATTGATACGACCTACTATGATCCAATGATAGGCACAGATGTTGCCAAACTCGTGCAGCCAAATACAAAAGTCTTATTTTTAGAGTCGCCAAGCTCTTTAACGATGGAAGTGCCAGATATTCCAGCGATTGTTAAAGCGGTTCGAGAAGTAAGCCCTGAAATCATCATTATGATCGATAATACATGGGCAGGAGGCGTACTATTCAAAGCGTTAGAGCATGGTATTGATATTTCTATTCAAGCAGGAACGAAATATTTAGTAGGGCATTCTGATATTATGATCGGTACTGCTGTTGCTAATGCACGTACTTGGGATAAATTGCGTGAACATTCCTATTTAATGGGGCAAATGGTTGATGCGGATTCCGCCTATACGACAGCACGTGGTATTCGTACCTTAGGTGTGCGATTAAAACAACATCATGAAAGTAGTTTAAAAGTGGCCAAATGGTTGAGTGAACAACCACAAGTTAAAGCAGTGTATCATCCTGCGCTACCAAGCTGTCCAGGCCATGAAAACTTTAAACGTGACTTTACCGGCGCAAGCGGTTTATTCTCTTTTGAATTACATAAACGTTTAAACGATGAAGAGCTTTCCGCCTTTATGGATCATTTTGATCTTTTCACAATGGCTTATTCTTGGGGCGGGTTTGAATCGCTCATTTTATGCAATCAACCAGAAGAAATTGCAAAAATTCGCCCAGGTATTGAGCGTAAATTAACGGGATCATTAATTCGTCTGCATATTGGATTTGAAGACACAGATGAATTAATTACTGATCTTCAAGCGGGCTTTGACCGAATCAAATAA
- the mpl gene encoding UDP-N-acetylmuramate:L-alanyl-gamma-D-glutamyl-meso-diaminopimelate ligase: protein MKHIHILGICGTFMGGVAMIAKQMGYKVTGSDTNVYPPMSTFLQEQGIEIIPNYDVAQLQPAPDMVIVGNAMKRGNPCVEYVLDNALLYTSGPQWLHDHLLRNRWVLAVSGTHGKTTTTGMLTWILEQNGLKPGFLIGGIAGNFGTSARLGESEFFVIEADEYDTAFFDKRSKFVHYNPKTLIINNISFDHADIFDDLHAIQRQFHHMIRTIPSTGRVLSFADEQSVKETLNMGCWSEQQFIGKDKEWSAERITNDCSEFAVFHHGKKVAEVKWNIVGQHNMHNALMAVAAAYHAGVKIEDACHALGSFINAKRRLEVKGEVNGITVYDDFAHHPEAILATLTALRDKVGGGVRILAVLEPRSNTMKMGVHKDEIAPALGRADAVFMLQPDNIPWDVAEIAGQCVQPAYYTGNVDKLVDMIVAEAKTTDHILVMSNGSFGGIHQKILDRLK from the coding sequence ATGAAACATATTCATATTTTAGGCATCTGCGGGACCTTTATGGGTGGCGTTGCGATGATTGCCAAACAAATGGGCTATAAAGTAACAGGTTCCGATACCAATGTTTACCCACCGATGAGCACTTTTTTACAAGAGCAGGGCATTGAAATTATTCCTAATTATGATGTAGCTCAACTTCAGCCTGCACCCGATATGGTGATTGTCGGAAATGCTATGAAGCGTGGTAATCCTTGTGTGGAATATGTTTTAGATAATGCCTTGCTTTATACATCAGGCCCACAATGGTTACATGATCATTTATTACGTAACCGTTGGGTGTTAGCGGTTTCAGGTACACATGGTAAAACCACAACAACGGGCATGTTGACTTGGATTTTAGAACAAAATGGGTTAAAACCCGGTTTCTTAATCGGTGGGATTGCGGGGAATTTTGGTACTTCTGCTCGTTTAGGGGAAAGTGAGTTCTTCGTGATTGAAGCGGATGAGTACGATACGGCGTTCTTTGATAAACGTTCTAAATTTGTACATTACAATCCGAAAACCTTGATCATTAACAACATTAGCTTCGATCATGCTGACATCTTCGATGATCTTCATGCGATCCAGCGTCAGTTTCATCATATGATTAGAACCATTCCTTCCACAGGACGCGTTCTTTCTTTTGCAGATGAACAGAGCGTGAAAGAAACCCTCAATATGGGATGTTGGTCAGAACAACAATTTATCGGTAAAGATAAAGAATGGTCTGCGGAACGTATTACTAATGATTGTTCTGAATTTGCCGTATTCCATCACGGTAAAAAAGTGGCTGAAGTGAAATGGAATATTGTCGGACAGCACAATATGCACAATGCGTTAATGGCGGTTGCAGCGGCTTACCATGCGGGTGTCAAAATTGAAGATGCATGTCATGCATTAGGTAGCTTTATCAATGCAAAACGTCGTTTAGAGGTGAAGGGTGAAGTAAACGGTATTACGGTTTATGATGACTTCGCTCACCATCCAGAAGCCATTCTTGCGACACTCACGGCGTTGCGTGATAAAGTAGGCGGTGGCGTACGTATTCTTGCTGTATTAGAGCCTCGTTCAAATACCATGAAAATGGGCGTGCATAAAGATGAAATTGCGCCAGCACTTGGGCGAGCTGATGCCGTATTTATGCTACAACCAGATAATATTCCGTGGGACGTAGCTGAAATTGCGGGACAATGTGTTCAACCGGCATACTACACAGGAAACGTTGATAAATTGGTGGATATGATTGTGGCTGAAGCGAAAACAACGGATCACATTCTTGTGATGTCAAACGGTAGCTTTGGTGGCATTCATCAAAAGATTTTAGATCGATTAAAATAA
- a CDS encoding DUF2301 domain-containing membrane protein produces the protein MADPHIESPMDVWDKLTVIIYRTGFVIAAFSILALTWYPQQAQSAVLIAVTCCASSLHIYLKHFRLTFQFATWLALLCALLGWHELALGGALVTLGGLCFKEYFCFRVPLLNLQPAFVAALWFAWVFEGGWIARILSLIVGGLLLILAVQKWRMPLHFDIGDKTKYQI, from the coding sequence ATGGCCGATCCACATATTGAATCTCCAATGGATGTTTGGGATAAACTCACCGTCATTATTTATCGCACAGGCTTTGTCATTGCGGCATTTAGCATCTTGGCTTTAACTTGGTATCCTCAACAGGCTCAAAGTGCCGTATTGATTGCAGTAACTTGTTGTGCATCATCGCTTCATATTTATTTAAAGCATTTCCGCTTAACATTTCAATTTGCCACGTGGCTTGCACTCTTATGTGCGCTTTTAGGTTGGCATGAATTAGCGTTAGGTGGTGCATTAGTAACACTGGGCGGTTTATGTTTTAAAGAATACTTCTGTTTTAGAGTACCGCTATTAAATTTACAACCTGCATTTGTCGCCGCACTTTGGTTTGCTTGGGTATTTGAAGGGGGTTGGATTGCTCGAATTTTATCGTTGATTGTCGGCGGATTATTGTTGATTCTTGCAGTTCAAAAATGGCGAATGCCATTGCACTTTGATATTGGCGATAAGACAAAGTATCAAATCTAA